One Chromobacterium paludis genomic window carries:
- the greB gene encoding transcription elongation factor GreB encodes MSKAFTREDEQQDDDLPAERRLPASTKNYITPTGWQRLKDELYHLVNRERPEMVQVVNWAASNGDRSENGDYLYGKRRLREIDRRIRFLTKRLEIAEVVDPEAREETDQIFFSATVLIQRGDGSEQRLSIVGVDEIDLPRGRISWISPIARALLKAREGDTVLFRGPDGDEDIEVLEVSYQRLD; translated from the coding sequence ATGAGTAAGGCATTCACTCGGGAAGACGAACAGCAGGACGACGATCTGCCGGCGGAACGGCGCCTGCCGGCTTCGACCAAGAACTACATCACGCCGACCGGCTGGCAGCGTCTGAAGGACGAGTTGTACCACCTGGTCAACCGCGAGCGGCCGGAGATGGTGCAGGTGGTGAACTGGGCCGCCAGCAACGGCGACCGCTCCGAAAACGGCGACTATCTGTATGGCAAACGCCGCCTGCGCGAAATCGACCGCCGCATCCGTTTCCTGACCAAGCGGCTGGAGATCGCCGAGGTGGTGGACCCGGAAGCGCGCGAAGAGACCGACCAGATTTTCTTTTCCGCCACCGTGCTGATCCAGCGCGGGGACGGCAGCGAGCAGCGGCTGTCCATTGTCGGCGTGGACGAGATCGACCTGCCGCGCGGCCGCATCAGCTGGATTTCCCCCATCGCCCGCGCGCTGTTGAAGGCGCGAGAGGGGGATACGGTGTTGTTCCGCGGTCCGGATGGCGATGAGGACATCGAGGTGCTGGAAGTCAGTTACCAGCGGCTGGATTAA
- a CDS encoding pseudouridine synthase: MSTKGQRTHARQPVSRVKGRETSQPRQNAGRGQGQPRQGKNPSAGIQPRFPQPQQPGQQARRGGPRPARDAYGNPIMPQQDGVPLFKLSRREQEQQMLAAGNRKPQYQRDSNGDVNGNVALDHEKRFGNKNAARPAASGNQAKGRGKPAADMPQAEASQKAEAKPRGDAKPKQLVQRAKKLRLRSPSQDIKNKAQKLKEVRVDLNEIEPVRLQKALSSSGVGSRREMEEWIEAGLVLVNGKKASLGDKVGPHDKVTVKGDPIKLKWPDRLPRVIMYHKEEGEIVTRDDPEGRVTVFDRLPQAKSSRWVAIGRLDVNTSGLLLITTSGELANRMMHPSFEVEREYSVRVLGELTPEIMKEMTKGVELEDGEARFDRIFQTGGQEESANQWYNVVIKEGRNREVRRMFEHFGLTVSRLMRVRFGNIGLPPRLKRGQFYELNAAEVAAVMKWSNLTVTGGKKAGGQRRPSARKPKAARAE, from the coding sequence ATGTCTACAAAAGGACAACGTACCCACGCCCGCCAACCGGTTTCGCGTGTCAAGGGCCGTGAAACCTCGCAGCCGCGCCAGAACGCGGGCCGCGGCCAAGGCCAGCCGCGCCAAGGCAAGAATCCCTCCGCCGGCATCCAGCCGCGCTTCCCGCAACCGCAGCAGCCGGGCCAGCAGGCTCGCCGCGGCGGCCCGCGCCCGGCGCGCGACGCATACGGCAATCCCATCATGCCGCAGCAGGATGGCGTGCCGTTGTTCAAGCTGAGCCGTCGCGAGCAGGAGCAGCAAATGCTGGCCGCCGGCAACCGCAAGCCGCAGTACCAGCGCGACAGCAATGGCGACGTCAACGGCAATGTGGCTTTGGATCACGAGAAGCGCTTCGGCAACAAGAACGCCGCTCGTCCGGCGGCCAGCGGCAACCAGGCCAAGGGCCGCGGCAAGCCGGCCGCGGATATGCCGCAAGCCGAAGCCAGCCAAAAGGCGGAAGCCAAGCCGCGCGGCGACGCCAAGCCCAAGCAGCTGGTGCAAAGGGCCAAGAAGCTGCGTTTGCGCAGCCCTAGCCAGGACATCAAGAACAAGGCGCAGAAGCTGAAGGAAGTGCGCGTCGATCTGAACGAGATCGAGCCGGTTCGTCTGCAGAAGGCTCTGTCCTCGTCCGGCGTCGGCTCCCGCCGCGAGATGGAAGAGTGGATCGAGGCCGGCCTGGTGCTGGTCAACGGCAAGAAGGCCAGCCTGGGCGACAAAGTCGGCCCGCACGACAAGGTGACGGTCAAGGGCGACCCGATCAAGCTGAAGTGGCCGGACCGCCTGCCGCGCGTGATCATGTACCACAAGGAAGAGGGCGAGATCGTCACCCGCGACGATCCGGAAGGCCGCGTCACCGTGTTTGACCGCCTGCCGCAAGCCAAGTCCAGCCGCTGGGTGGCCATCGGCCGCCTGGACGTCAACACCTCCGGCCTGTTGCTGATCACCACCAGCGGCGAGCTGGCCAACCGCATGATGCACCCCAGCTTCGAAGTGGAGCGCGAGTACTCGGTGCGGGTGTTGGGCGAGCTGACCCCGGAAATCATGAAGGAAATGACCAAGGGCGTGGAGCTGGAAGACGGCGAGGCGCGCTTTGACCGCATTTTCCAGACTGGCGGCCAGGAAGAGTCGGCCAACCAGTGGTACAACGTAGTGATCAAGGAAGGCCGCAACCGCGAAGTGCGCCGCATGTTCGAGCATTTCGGCCTGACCGTGAGCCGGCTGATGCGCGTGCGCTTCGGCAATATCGGCCTGCCGCCGCGGCTGAAGCGCGGCCAGTTCTACGAACTGAATGCCGCCGAGGTGGCCGCCGTGATGAAGTGGTCCAACCTGACTGTGACCGGCGGCAAGAAGGCTGGCGGCCAGCGCCGTCCTTCCGCGCGCAAGCCCAAGGCGGCGCGCGCCGAGTAA
- a CDS encoding GNAT family N-acetyltransferase: MKIEAASEQHLSAYRRYFESCRAEDFEYYRGLADAADAWLHKVVQHADGEGLPDGWVPCQTWFLLTDDGEIVGAARLREGETEVIQDKIGHIGFEVLPAWRGHGYGRVLLQYVQAMAAAPACGNWVLVCDAANLAAVRTIEACGGQRMDDMPQPDGSVLRRFSLTSLASLMR; this comes from the coding sequence ATGAAGATTGAAGCCGCGAGCGAGCAGCATCTTTCCGCCTATCGGCGATATTTCGAGTCATGTCGCGCCGAGGATTTTGAATACTACCGCGGCCTGGCCGATGCCGCGGACGCATGGTTGCATAAGGTGGTGCAGCATGCCGACGGCGAAGGGCTGCCGGATGGCTGGGTGCCCTGTCAGACCTGGTTCCTGTTGACCGATGACGGCGAAATCGTCGGCGCGGCGCGTTTGCGCGAAGGCGAGACCGAGGTGATTCAGGATAAGATCGGCCATATTGGTTTCGAGGTGCTGCCGGCTTGGCGCGGCCATGGCTATGGCCGCGTCCTGCTGCAATACGTGCAGGCCATGGCCGCGGCGCCGGCCTGCGGCAACTGGGTGCTGGTGTGCGACGCGGCCAATCTCGCCGCGGTCCGCACGATAGAGGCCTGCGGCGGACAGCGCATGGACGACATGCCGCAGCCGGATGGCAGCGTGCTGCGGCGATTCAGCCTGACTTCGCTGGCCAGCTTGATGCGATAG
- a CDS encoding RidA family protein, translated as MSIYRHKQGARLAEAVVSNGLIFLAGQVPENTEADARSQTENVLGQIDALLAELDSDKTKIVDVTIFLANLADYDAMNAAWDAWVPAGHVPARATVEAKLANPAWKVEIKLVAAR; from the coding sequence ATGAGCATCTACCGTCACAAGCAGGGCGCCCGTCTGGCCGAGGCCGTAGTCAGCAATGGCTTGATCTTCCTGGCTGGCCAGGTGCCGGAAAATACGGAGGCGGATGCCCGCAGTCAGACTGAGAATGTGCTGGGCCAGATCGATGCCCTGCTGGCTGAGCTGGATTCCGACAAGACCAAGATCGTCGATGTCACCATCTTCCTGGCCAATCTGGCCGACTACGACGCGATGAACGCCGCCTGGGACGCCTGGGTGCCGGCCGGCCATGTGCCGGCCCGCGCCACGGTGGAGGCCAAGCTGGCCAATCCGGCTTGGAAGGTGGAAATCAAGCTGGTCGCCGCGCGCTGA
- a CDS encoding 3'-5' exoribonuclease domain-containing protein, whose protein sequence is MSQPIETLVCVDIESNGPVAGMHSMLAFAAVAFTLDGEILAEFSRNLHPTDGMGEHPATMAWWRTQPAPWAALQRDRVLPEAAMRDFEAWLRGLPGEPVLVSHPASFDYAFLHWYSFRFLGGVAFHIAGLDIPSYAMAVLGVPYTRAKRRHWPAHLNDVASPHSHLPLDDARGHAMAFCNLARLRDARLGQTHTDKEK, encoded by the coding sequence ATGAGCCAGCCTATCGAGACCCTGGTTTGCGTGGATATCGAGAGCAATGGCCCGGTGGCCGGCATGCACTCCATGCTGGCCTTCGCCGCCGTCGCTTTTACGCTGGACGGCGAGATTCTGGCCGAATTCAGCCGCAATCTGCATCCGACGGACGGCATGGGCGAACATCCCGCCACCATGGCCTGGTGGCGCACGCAGCCTGCTCCCTGGGCGGCCTTGCAGCGCGACCGCGTGCTGCCGGAAGCCGCGATGCGGGATTTCGAAGCCTGGCTGCGCGGCCTGCCGGGCGAGCCGGTTCTGGTGTCGCACCCCGCTTCGTTCGACTACGCCTTCCTGCATTGGTACAGTTTCCGCTTCCTGGGCGGCGTCGCCTTCCATATCGCCGGGCTGGATATCCCATCCTATGCCATGGCCGTGCTGGGCGTGCCCTATACCCGCGCCAAGCGCCGCCATTGGCCCGCCCACCTTAATGACGTGGCCAGCCCGCACAGCCACTTGCCGCTGGACGACGCCCGCGGCCACGCCATGGCGTTTTGCAATCTGGCGCGGCTGCGCGACGCGCGCTTGGGCCAGACTCATACCGACAAAGAGAAATAG
- a CDS encoding NUDIX domain-containing protein, whose amino-acid sequence MEQREEATLAAWGLTTPRKRRASIVIVEHGRLLLMRRVKPEKEFFVLPGGNIKKNETPAMACVRETREETGLNVWLGGELCVLESGSRTEHVFVASEHRGMLRLGGPELAKLAPDNHYELVWLDAVALRRVRLRPKALLPYCLALLQGEPLPQTQA is encoded by the coding sequence ATGGAACAGCGGGAAGAGGCGACACTGGCGGCATGGGGACTGACGACGCCGCGCAAGCGGCGCGCGTCCATCGTGATCGTCGAGCATGGTCGTCTGCTGCTGATGCGCCGGGTCAAGCCGGAGAAAGAGTTCTTTGTGTTGCCGGGCGGCAACATCAAGAAGAATGAGACGCCGGCCATGGCCTGTGTGCGCGAGACGCGCGAGGAGACCGGACTGAACGTGTGGCTGGGCGGCGAGCTTTGCGTGCTGGAGAGCGGCAGCCGCACCGAGCATGTTTTCGTGGCGAGCGAGCATCGCGGCATGTTGCGGCTGGGCGGGCCGGAGCTGGCTAAGCTGGCGCCGGACAATCACTACGAGCTGGTGTGGCTGGACGCGGTGGCGTTGCGGCGGGTCCGGCTGCGGCCCAAGGCCCTGCTGCCGTATTGCCTGGCCTTGCTGCAAGGCGAGCCGCTGCCGCAAACTCAGGCATAA
- a CDS encoding MarR family winged helix-turn-helix transcriptional regulator yields MTTTIARKEEERSLDTRAAVEIFFYAYKALTTKPDEMLAKRGLARVHHRILFFVARYPKLSVKDLLSFLGVTKQAINIPLRQLMEMELICSQAAPHDKRVKQLTLSEEGVRLEENLHREQQRLLQTAFGDCGDKATRDWFLINGKLSEHMLP; encoded by the coding sequence ATGACCACGACCATTGCACGCAAGGAGGAGGAACGCAGCCTGGATACCCGGGCGGCCGTAGAGATTTTCTTCTACGCCTACAAGGCCCTGACCACCAAGCCGGACGAAATGTTGGCCAAGCGAGGTCTGGCGCGCGTGCATCACCGCATTCTGTTCTTTGTCGCGCGCTATCCCAAGCTGTCGGTCAAGGACCTGCTGTCCTTCCTGGGCGTCACCAAGCAGGCCATCAACATCCCCTTGCGCCAGCTGATGGAAATGGAGCTGATCTGCAGCCAGGCCGCCCCGCACGACAAGCGCGTCAAGCAGCTGACCCTGAGCGAGGAAGGCGTGCGCCTGGAAGAAAACCTGCACCGCGAACAGCAGCGCCTGCTGCAGACGGCCTTCGGCGACTGCGGCGACAAGGCCACGCGCGACTGGTTCTTGATCAACGGCAAGCTATCCGAGCACATGCTGCCCTGA
- the scpB gene encoding SMC-Scp complex subunit ScpB, translated as MSTITDLKYLKIVLETALLTAQEPLSVSQLKKLFTEDVKAALINDILEDIQGDWRGRGIELVKLASGWRFRARAEFTPYLNRLNPEKPPRYSRAVMETLAIIAYKQPVTRGDIEAIRGVSVSTNVMQTLLERGWIEVIGHKDVPGRPGLYATTRKFLDDLSFVSLNDLPPLAELGSLVVPDVPTQDDSPDAGADDLPLDDEADNLEPVAE; from the coding sequence ATGTCCACCATTACCGACTTAAAATATCTGAAAATCGTGCTGGAGACCGCCTTGTTGACGGCCCAGGAGCCGCTGTCGGTTTCGCAGCTGAAGAAGCTGTTCACCGAGGACGTGAAAGCGGCGCTGATCAACGATATTCTGGAGGACATCCAGGGCGACTGGCGCGGGCGGGGCATTGAGCTGGTCAAGCTGGCTTCGGGCTGGCGCTTTCGCGCCCGGGCCGAGTTCACGCCATACCTGAACCGGCTCAACCCGGAAAAGCCGCCGCGCTACTCGCGCGCGGTAATGGAAACCCTGGCGATCATCGCCTACAAACAACCTGTGACCCGTGGCGACATCGAAGCGATCAGAGGCGTATCGGTATCGACCAATGTGATGCAGACCCTGCTGGAGCGGGGCTGGATCGAGGTCATCGGACACAAGGACGTACCGGGCCGCCCCGGCCTGTACGCCACGACGCGAAAATTCCTGGACGATCTGAGCTTTGTCTCGCTGAACGACCTGCCGCCGCTGGCGGAGTTGGGCAGCCTGGTGGTGCCGGACGTCCCAACGCAAGACGATAGCCCCGACGCGGGCGCAGACGATCTCCCCCTCGACGATGAGGCGGACAATTTAGAGCCAGTCGCGGAATAA
- a CDS encoding DesA family fatty acid desaturase, with protein MNWLNGLLDLPWWGYIVAALILTHITIASVTIFLHRHQAHRALDLHPIPSHFFRFWLWLTTGMVTKQWAAIHRKHHARCETAEDPHSPQVLGIKKVLWEGAELYRAACKDQSIMDKFGHGTPDDWLERNVYGKHNAKGIVLMLIIDLILFGPLGLTIWAVQMVWIPFWAAGVINGLGHFWGYRNFENEDASTNLVPWGILVGGEELHNNHHTFGTSAKLSYKWYEFDIGWMYIRILAAFKLATVRKVAPQLAQDPSRPQLDMEHLQAIIANRYAIASRYARELKAEYRAELAKLSLPELPRIHPRKMKTWLKQDAKDTPEAERVQLEKILAQSQVLATIYSMRQELTRLWERSSLSREQLLHELQDWCARAEASGIAALQRFSLSLRQTALA; from the coding sequence ATGAACTGGCTCAATGGTTTGCTGGATCTCCCGTGGTGGGGCTATATCGTCGCCGCCCTGATCCTGACCCACATCACCATCGCATCCGTCACCATTTTCCTGCATCGGCATCAGGCTCACCGCGCGCTTGACTTGCATCCCATCCCCAGCCATTTCTTCCGTTTCTGGCTGTGGCTGACCACCGGCATGGTGACCAAGCAATGGGCGGCCATCCACCGCAAGCATCACGCGCGCTGCGAAACGGCGGAAGACCCGCACAGCCCGCAAGTGCTCGGCATCAAGAAGGTGCTGTGGGAGGGCGCGGAGTTGTATCGCGCCGCCTGCAAGGACCAGTCCATCATGGACAAGTTCGGCCATGGCACGCCGGATGACTGGCTGGAGCGCAATGTTTACGGCAAGCACAATGCCAAGGGCATCGTGCTGATGCTGATTATCGACCTGATCCTGTTCGGCCCGCTCGGCCTGACGATCTGGGCGGTGCAGATGGTGTGGATTCCGTTCTGGGCCGCCGGCGTGATCAACGGCCTGGGCCACTTCTGGGGCTACCGCAACTTCGAAAATGAGGACGCGTCCACCAATCTGGTGCCTTGGGGCATCCTGGTGGGCGGCGAAGAGCTGCATAACAACCACCACACTTTCGGCACTTCGGCCAAGCTGTCGTACAAGTGGTACGAGTTCGACATCGGCTGGATGTACATTCGCATCCTGGCCGCGTTCAAGCTGGCCACCGTGCGCAAGGTGGCGCCGCAGCTGGCGCAGGACCCGTCGCGCCCGCAGCTCGATATGGAACACCTGCAGGCCATCATCGCCAATCGTTACGCCATTGCCTCGCGCTACGCGCGTGAATTGAAGGCGGAATATCGCGCGGAGCTGGCCAAGCTGAGCCTGCCGGAACTGCCGCGCATCCACCCGCGCAAGATGAAGACCTGGCTGAAGCAGGACGCGAAGGATACGCCGGAGGCCGAGCGCGTCCAGCTGGAGAAGATTCTGGCGCAGAGCCAGGTGCTGGCCACCATCTATAGCATGCGCCAAGAGCTGACCCGGCTGTGGGAGCGTTCCAGCCTGTCGCGTGAGCAGCTGCTGCACGAGTTGCAGGATTGGTGCGCGCGCGCCGAGGCATCCGGCATCGCCGCCCTGCAGCGTTTCTCCTTGAGTCTGCGTCAAACCGCGCTGGCGTGA
- a CDS encoding C39 family peptidase, translating into MKKKALGKGMLALAMLAASTAAQADSKLLDVPLTVQEHSQWCWAGSSKAVLAAYNKTPSQCAIVNWAFGISYACGNSSFNWNSYANRPNNMFGGDGSLQDILRNWGVPNFTVYDYLSWTHVQQDIQAKRPFVIRYGWTGGGGHFIVGRGYQSGSGGNYLYMMNPWPGEGMTYATYGYVVSASDHDWTHTLRMSVSP; encoded by the coding sequence ATGAAAAAGAAGGCTTTGGGCAAAGGCATGCTGGCGCTGGCGATGCTGGCCGCCTCTACGGCGGCGCAGGCCGACAGCAAGCTGCTGGACGTGCCGTTGACCGTGCAGGAGCATAGCCAGTGGTGCTGGGCCGGCTCCAGCAAGGCGGTGCTGGCGGCGTACAACAAAACGCCCAGTCAATGCGCCATCGTCAACTGGGCTTTTGGCATCAGCTACGCCTGCGGCAACAGCAGCTTCAATTGGAACAGCTATGCCAATCGTCCGAACAATATGTTTGGCGGCGACGGCAGCTTGCAGGACATTTTGCGCAACTGGGGCGTGCCCAACTTCACCGTCTACGACTACCTGTCTTGGACTCACGTGCAGCAGGACATCCAGGCCAAGCGCCCCTTTGTCATCCGCTATGGCTGGACCGGCGGCGGCGGACATTTCATCGTCGGCCGCGGCTACCAGAGCGGCAGCGGCGGCAATTACCTTTACATGATGAATCCGTGGCCAGGCGAGGGCATGACTTACGCGACGTATGGCTATGTGGTGTCGGCCAGCGATCACGACTGGACGCACACCTTGCGGATGAGCGTCAGCCCCTGA
- a CDS encoding pyridoxamine 5'-phosphate oxidase family protein translates to MTTPMTRLGALYRAAIAQGDPCAHFATLITVDEEGQPASRIVTLRRLDENGIALLVNADSPKIRHWQANGKWELSGFWPALMVQYRVRGAAELAQTEAVRQDWQSKPRASRLADLYHQRVRPQSSALPSRQTLLCELAELEAAWQDDVAAPPAVSRLLLKPDMLEISQASPSDRLHDRSRHQLRDGVWTETLLVP, encoded by the coding sequence ATGACGACACCCATGACGCGGCTCGGCGCGCTTTATCGCGCCGCCATCGCGCAAGGCGACCCTTGCGCCCATTTCGCCACCCTGATCACGGTGGACGAAGAAGGCCAGCCGGCCTCGCGCATCGTCACGCTGCGCCGCCTGGACGAAAACGGCATCGCCCTGCTGGTCAACGCCGACAGCCCCAAGATCCGCCATTGGCAGGCCAACGGCAAATGGGAGCTGTCCGGCTTCTGGCCCGCCCTGATGGTGCAATACCGCGTGCGCGGCGCGGCCGAGCTGGCGCAGACCGAGGCCGTGCGCCAAGACTGGCAGTCCAAGCCCAGGGCCAGCCGGCTGGCCGACCTCTACCATCAGCGCGTCCGGCCGCAAAGCAGCGCCTTGCCGTCGCGGCAGACGCTGCTTTGCGAACTGGCGGAGCTGGAAGCGGCATGGCAAGACGACGTCGCCGCGCCGCCCGCCGTCTCGCGGTTGCTGCTGAAGCCCGACATGCTGGAAATCAGCCAGGCGTCGCCTAGCGACCGCCTGCATGACCGCAGCCGGCACCAGCTGCGCGACGGCGTCTGGACCGAAACCCTGCTGGTGCCGTGA
- a CDS encoding M3 family metallopeptidase → MNNPLLQAWNTPHQLPPFDLIRAEHFAPALERLMDEHRQAVEAIAHDPAPASFANTVEALEAATLPLKRVSLVFHNLCNSLSSPALRDAERELAPKLAAHHSAIYLDERLFARLDAVMRQAEELELDEEARRLLQRLHRDFTMSGACLQGEARREFADCVSELATLSARFGQNVLADEAEYALQLRDEAELAGLPETLREAMAETARQRGLEGWAATLARSSVTAFLTHASRADLREAIWRAWTSRGTQPERDNRPIISRIMQLRQKQARLLGYANYADYALTDRMAGTPQAVYQLLDQTWEPAKALFEREKKQLQALARKLGLSEDIAPWDWRHLAEKVRLEHYALDDAEVKPYFSLENMQAAMFDVAGRLFGLSFEEKEDLPRYHPDVRGWEVRRHGQLIGVFLSDNFARPGKKGGAWMSAYRAQGLHGGVSLPVIVNNTNFAKGAPTLLSFDDVRTLFHEFGHGLHGLLSHVRYQRLSGTQVPRDYVELPSQLMENWALVPEVLDRHAHHVDTGAAIPPALVAKILAAQNFQQGYATVRYCISALLDLQLHQQADGVDDPEAFERELCARYGLPPEAGLAHSLPHFNHLFNGGYAAGYYVYLWAEVLEAEAFAVFERKGDAFDAELADNLHRHVYSVGNARDPQRSFQAFCGHAPSASPMLRKRGLLD, encoded by the coding sequence ATGAACAATCCCCTGCTGCAAGCCTGGAACACGCCCCACCAACTACCGCCCTTCGATCTGATCCGCGCCGAACATTTCGCGCCGGCGCTGGAGCGGCTGATGGACGAACACCGCCAGGCGGTGGAAGCCATCGCCCACGATCCGGCCCCGGCCAGCTTCGCCAACACGGTGGAGGCGCTGGAAGCGGCCACCCTGCCGCTGAAGCGCGTTTCTCTGGTCTTCCACAATCTGTGCAATTCCCTCTCCTCGCCGGCGCTGCGCGACGCAGAGCGAGAGCTGGCGCCCAAGCTGGCCGCCCATCACAGCGCCATCTACCTGGACGAGAGGTTGTTCGCCCGCCTGGACGCCGTGATGCGGCAGGCAGAGGAACTGGAGCTGGACGAGGAGGCGCGCCGCCTGCTGCAGCGGCTGCACCGCGACTTCACGATGTCCGGCGCCTGTTTGCAAGGCGAAGCGCGGCGCGAGTTCGCCGACTGCGTATCCGAACTGGCGACGCTGAGCGCGCGCTTCGGCCAGAACGTGCTGGCCGACGAGGCCGAATACGCGCTGCAGCTGCGCGACGAGGCCGAGCTGGCCGGACTGCCCGAAACGTTGCGCGAGGCCATGGCCGAAACCGCGCGCCAGCGCGGCCTGGAAGGCTGGGCCGCCACGCTGGCCCGCTCCTCGGTCACCGCCTTCCTCACCCACGCCAGCCGCGCCGACCTGCGCGAAGCGATCTGGCGCGCCTGGACCAGCCGCGGCACGCAGCCGGAACGAGACAACCGCCCCATCATCAGCCGCATCATGCAGCTGCGGCAAAAGCAGGCCCGTCTATTGGGCTATGCCAATTACGCGGACTATGCCTTGACCGACCGCATGGCCGGCACGCCGCAAGCGGTTTATCAGCTGCTGGACCAAACCTGGGAGCCGGCCAAGGCCTTGTTCGAGCGCGAAAAGAAACAGCTGCAGGCGCTGGCGCGCAAGCTGGGGCTGAGCGAGGACATCGCGCCCTGGGACTGGCGCCATCTGGCGGAAAAAGTGCGGCTGGAACACTACGCGCTGGACGACGCGGAAGTGAAGCCCTACTTCAGCCTGGAAAACATGCAGGCCGCCATGTTCGACGTCGCCGGCCGCCTGTTCGGCTTGAGCTTCGAAGAGAAAGAGGATCTGCCGCGCTACCATCCGGACGTGCGCGGCTGGGAAGTGCGACGCCATGGCCAGCTGATAGGCGTCTTCCTCAGCGACAATTTCGCCCGCCCCGGCAAAAAAGGCGGCGCCTGGATGAGCGCCTATCGCGCCCAGGGACTGCATGGCGGCGTCTCGCTGCCCGTCATCGTCAACAACACCAATTTTGCCAAGGGCGCGCCAACGCTGCTGAGCTTCGACGACGTGCGCACCCTGTTCCATGAATTCGGCCACGGCCTGCACGGCTTGCTGTCCCATGTGCGCTACCAACGGCTGTCCGGCACCCAGGTGCCGCGCGACTACGTCGAATTGCCGTCGCAGCTGATGGAAAACTGGGCGCTGGTGCCGGAAGTGCTGGACCGGCACGCGCACCATGTGGACACCGGCGCGGCCATCCCGCCGGCGCTGGTGGCCAAGATACTGGCCGCGCAAAACTTCCAACAAGGCTATGCCACGGTGCGCTACTGCATTTCCGCCCTGCTCGATTTGCAGCTGCACCAGCAGGCAGATGGCGTGGACGACCCGGAAGCCTTCGAGCGCGAGCTGTGCGCTCGCTACGGCCTGCCGCCGGAGGCCGGCTTGGCGCATTCGCTGCCGCATTTCAACCACTTGTTCAACGGCGGCTACGCGGCCGGCTACTACGTCTACCTGTGGGCGGAAGTGCTGGAGGCGGAGGCCTTCGCCGTGTTCGAACGCAAGGGCGACGCCTTCGACGCCGAGCTGGCCGACAACCTGCACCGCCACGTCTACAGCGTCGGCAACGCGCGCGACCCGCAACGCAGCTTCCAGGCCTTCTGCGGCCACGCGCCCAGCGCCAGCCCCATGCTGCGCAAGCGGGGGCTGCTGGACTAG
- the miaA gene encoding tRNA (adenosine(37)-N6)-dimethylallyltransferase MiaA — MSHTPQAILLMGPTASGKTGLALELARRFPVEIISVDSALVYRDMDIGSAKPTAEEMAACPHHLIDIISPLQSYSAAQFHADANRLIVDIQARGKLPLLIGGTMLYYKALLEGLSDLPQADAALRAELDADAALLGWPAMHARLAELDPVTAARLNPNDSQRIHRALEVCLLSGKPMSELIAQGKEAAAGFRFLPLALVPRERAWLHERIGQRFRAMLELGFLDEVNRLRAKYPELTLNLPSMRCVGYRQAWEHQDGLYGYDEFIERGVAATRQLAKRQLTWTRSLDVIPVDAQQDGLADLLSAAVEDFQAGREANPALRYSGDF; from the coding sequence ATGAGCCACACCCCGCAAGCCATCTTGCTGATGGGCCCCACCGCCTCAGGCAAAACCGGCCTGGCGCTGGAGCTGGCCCGTCGTTTTCCCGTTGAGATCATCAGCGTCGACTCCGCCCTGGTCTATCGCGACATGGATATCGGCAGCGCCAAGCCCACGGCCGAGGAGATGGCGGCATGTCCGCACCATCTGATCGATATCATCAGCCCCTTGCAGAGCTATTCCGCCGCGCAATTCCACGCTGACGCCAATCGGCTTATCGTCGATATCCAGGCACGCGGCAAGCTGCCCTTGCTGATCGGCGGCACCATGCTGTACTACAAGGCGTTGTTAGAGGGCTTGTCCGACCTGCCGCAGGCCGACGCCGCGCTGCGCGCCGAGCTGGATGCCGACGCCGCTTTGCTAGGATGGCCGGCGATGCATGCCAGGCTGGCGGAGCTGGACCCAGTGACCGCGGCCCGGCTCAATCCCAATGACTCGCAGCGCATCCACCGCGCGTTGGAAGTGTGCCTGCTCAGCGGCAAGCCGATGTCGGAGCTGATCGCCCAAGGCAAGGAGGCCGCTGCCGGCTTCCGCTTCCTGCCGCTGGCCCTGGTGCCGCGCGAACGCGCTTGGCTGCACGAACGCATTGGACAGCGCTTCCGCGCCATGCTGGAGCTGGGCTTCCTGGACGAGGTCAACCGGCTGCGCGCCAAGTATCCCGAACTGACGCTGAACTTGCCATCCATGCGCTGCGTCGGCTATCGCCAGGCTTGGGAACACCAAGACGGCCTGTATGGCTATGACGAATTCATCGAACGCGGCGTAGCCGCCACGCGCCAGCTGGCGAAGCGCCAGCTGACCTGGACGCGCAGCCTGGATGTGATCCCGGTGGACGCGCAGCAAGACGGACTGGCCGACCTGCTATCCGCCGCCGTGGAGGATTTCCAGGCGGGCCGAGAAGCCAACCCGGCCCTGCGCTACTCCGGCGACTTCTAA